Part of the Mytilus edulis chromosome 9, xbMytEdul2.2, whole genome shotgun sequence genome, TGTCAGTCTTTCTGTATTTTTCAGCAAATTGCTGTGAATTTGAGGATATCGTTGTTTTATATGTTTCGGAACGTATACAGTAAATATTGGCATTAATCCTGTAACTCTACCgatatttgtgttttgaatttcACTGTAACGTGGACCGTGATCAGAAAAGAACACGAAAATTGCATTGTCTAGATTTCCAGTTTCGTGCATCCATTTTAAAAATTCAGCGCTGTCTTTATCTGCAAGGTTATAAAAATTGATATAGTCATGACCAAGCTCAGTATTAAAAGACATGCCAAATTTTCGGCGGTTTTTATAAGCTTcaatatatcttttataataGTTTATAACAATTTTATGCTTAGGAGTATTTCCAATGCACAAATATGAAGAATCGCTAACCTTAATATTCTTATACTCCATAAAAAGCAATATTTTCCTTATATCTCGATTCTTTATAGGTTTTATTTTTTCTGCTGCAACAAAAAACGTATTAGTTAAATGATCTGTGGGTTGTCCATTAAAACCCTTGAAACACGATAATCGAGGATATTCCTCGCTGAACATTGTTACGTATCCATTTTGAGAGAAATTATTCCATATAAATGGTACCTCGGCAAAGGTCTTTTTAACTTGTTCATATCTACCACCGGTGAGTAGCCCACCTAAGTTAGGCCAAGTGTTATCGCCTACTTTTGTATAGCCATTGAAAGTGTAGGACTCTAAAACGTCTTCCAAGTATTTCATAGTCAATGGCATCGTTCTTTTCGCAATAAGACCAGAGAGGGCATCGAATCCATAAAAATAAACACTCAGATTATTTTCCGATTCgtttttaaactttttgttgtttgtaacaattttaaaatcaatgCCATAGAGCAAACCATCGTAGACTTGCTTCCCGCCATTTGTACACACGGCATAAATAAAATCTCCTGGGATATATATGGGCTCCGTACATCGAATACCAGTTCCTAACGTTATATTATCGTCATCAATACGAATAACTGGTTGACAAGTGCAATTTAAAGACTGGTACCCACTGGAAAGTTTTAATGATTGATTTACTCGAACTATACCATCGTTGTCCATATACAGAATAGGTTCACTCGATTCGCACTGTACAGGGCTTACATCCCAGAAAAATTCAGATATCGATgaatcaaaaatattaaatttaggAATAACACATGCACTTTTTATATCCATATTCTTATAATAGTGAAATACGGGTTTGTTAAATGCTACATTGAACCACAGTACCAGACAAAAACACATTATCCAAAACAAGATTCGTTGATAACGACATTGGCCATATGAAAAATATCCACCAATATTTCGAATATTACGTAAAAACGAC contains:
- the LOC139488004 gene encoding uncharacterized protein isoform X1 encodes the protein MLKHELKTLMWIEHGEGHSNIVLIMSFLRNIRNIGGYFSYGQCRYQRILFWIMCFCLVLWFNVAFNKPVFHYYKNMDIKSACVIPKFNIFDSSISEFFWDVSPVQCESSEPILYMDNDGIVRVNQSLKLSSGYQSLNCTCQPVIRIDDDNITLGTGIRCTEPIYIPGDFIYAVCTNGGKQVYDGLLYGIDFKIVTNNKKFKNESENNLSVYFYGFDALSGLIAKRTMPLTMKYLEDVLESYTFNGYTKVGDNTWPNLGGLLTGGRYEQVKKTFAEVPFIWNNFSQNGYVTMFSEEYPRLSCFKGFNGQPTDHLTNTFFVAAEKIKPIKNRDIRKILLFMEYKNIKVSDSSYLCIGNTPKHKIVINYYKRYIEAYKNRRKFGMSFNTELGHDYINFYNLADKDSAEFLKWMHETGNLDNAIFVFFSDHGPRYSEIQNTNIGRVTGLMPIFTVYVPKHIKQRYPQIHSNLLKNTERLTTVFDVHETLKDVIKSNFDHSEPVDKHARGISLFKPIPETRSCYDADIPEHYCPCYASEDINVKNKRVQIMAFALVKKVNKLLKSHADKCVHLVLSNVIKASKVKSNFERDKSMEERFSIRSYIYNNEQDTRYLLVVETKPGNAKFEATIHYSSDTSMEVSGEISRINKYGNQSECINVKKLKLYCFCK
- the LOC139488004 gene encoding uncharacterized protein isoform X2; the protein is MSFLRNIRNIGGYFSYGQCRYQRILFWIMCFCLVLWFNVAFNKPVFHYYKNMDIKSACVIPKFNIFDSSISEFFWDVSPVQCESSEPILYMDNDGIVRVNQSLKLSSGYQSLNCTCQPVIRIDDDNITLGTGIRCTEPIYIPGDFIYAVCTNGGKQVYDGLLYGIDFKIVTNNKKFKNESENNLSVYFYGFDALSGLIAKRTMPLTMKYLEDVLESYTFNGYTKVGDNTWPNLGGLLTGGRYEQVKKTFAEVPFIWNNFSQNGYVTMFSEEYPRLSCFKGFNGQPTDHLTNTFFVAAEKIKPIKNRDIRKILLFMEYKNIKVSDSSYLCIGNTPKHKIVINYYKRYIEAYKNRRKFGMSFNTELGHDYINFYNLADKDSAEFLKWMHETGNLDNAIFVFFSDHGPRYSEIQNTNIGRVTGLMPIFTVYVPKHIKQRYPQIHSNLLKNTERLTTVFDVHETLKDVIKSNFDHSEPVDKHARGISLFKPIPETRSCYDADIPEHYCPCYASEDINVKNKRVQIMAFALVKKVNKLLKSHADKCVHLVLSNVIKASKVKSNFERDKSMEERFSIRSYIYNNEQDTRYLLVVETKPGNAKFEATIHYSSDTSMEVSGEISRINKYGNQSECINVKKLKLYCFCK